One genomic segment of Brevibacillus laterosporus LMG 15441 includes these proteins:
- a CDS encoding thiamine pyrophosphate-dependent dehydrogenase E1 component subunit alpha, producing MTKNRHQAVGLTDEQVLDMYRYMLLARKVDERLWLLNRAGKVPFVISCQGQEAAQVGAAFAFDKEKDYLCPYYRDFGAVMVFGQTARDTLLSAFAKAEDPNSGGRQMPGHFGGKKYRILTGSSPVTTQVPHAVGIALAGRMTGENHAVFTSFGEGSSNQGDFHEGANFAGVHKLPVIFFCENNKYAISVPLKKQLACESVADRAVGYGFPGVSVDGNDPIEVYRVMKEAVDRAKAGEGPTLVEAVTYRLVPHSSDDDDRVYRDRGEVDEAKKQDPIITFSQYLKEAGLLTDESESALSNEVQAIVDEATEYAEQAPYPAPESTLMHVYGS from the coding sequence ATGACAAAGAATCGTCATCAGGCTGTAGGTTTAACCGATGAGCAAGTGCTGGACATGTATCGTTACATGCTCTTGGCAAGAAAAGTGGATGAGCGCCTTTGGCTGTTAAACCGAGCTGGTAAAGTTCCATTCGTTATTTCCTGCCAAGGACAGGAAGCCGCTCAGGTTGGGGCTGCTTTTGCCTTTGATAAAGAAAAAGATTATTTATGCCCGTACTATCGTGATTTTGGAGCGGTTATGGTCTTTGGGCAAACAGCTCGTGATACGTTGCTGTCAGCTTTTGCAAAGGCTGAAGATCCTAACAGTGGTGGCCGTCAAATGCCTGGTCATTTTGGCGGGAAGAAATACCGAATTTTAACAGGATCGAGTCCCGTTACGACACAGGTGCCACATGCTGTTGGAATTGCCTTAGCAGGTCGAATGACAGGTGAGAATCATGCAGTTTTCACCTCTTTTGGCGAAGGGTCTAGCAATCAAGGTGATTTCCATGAAGGGGCTAACTTTGCAGGGGTGCATAAATTGCCGGTTATTTTCTTCTGCGAAAATAATAAATATGCCATTTCCGTCCCCTTGAAAAAGCAATTGGCCTGCGAAAGCGTGGCTGACCGCGCAGTTGGTTATGGATTCCCAGGGGTTAGCGTAGACGGTAACGACCCTATTGAAGTGTATCGTGTCATGAAAGAAGCGGTTGATCGAGCAAAGGCTGGGGAAGGACCTACCTTAGTCGAAGCCGTAACCTATCGTCTCGTACCTCATTCAAGTGATGATGATGATCGTGTATACCGTGATCGTGGAGAAGTGGACGAAGCGAAAAAACAAGACCCCATCATCACCTTTTCCCAATATTTAAAAGAGGCAGGCCTCTTAACGGATGAGTCAGAGTCGGCTCTATCTAACGAAGTGCAAGCAATTGTAGATGAAGCGACGGAATACGCTGAGCAGGCACCATATCCAGCGCCGGAATCTACTTTGATGCACGTATACGGATCGTAA
- a CDS encoding alpha-ketoacid dehydrogenase subunit beta: MAVISFIDAITMAMKEEMRRDPKVFLLGEDVGVRGGVFRASNGMIEEFGEQRVIDTPLAESAIVGVAIGAAAVGMRPIAEIQFADFILPAVNQIVSEAAKMRYRSNNDWNCPLTVRAPFGGGVHGALYHSQSLEAMFTNVPGLKVVVPSTPYDAKGLLKAAIRDEDPVLFFEHKRCYRLIKGEVPEEDYTVPIGKADVKREGDDITVISYGLSLHFALQAAEKLAQEGMSAHVLDLRTLYPLDKEAIVEAASKTGKVLIIHEDNKEGGVGGEVAAIIAEHCLFDLDAPIKRLCGPDVPAMPYSPPMEKFFMLSPEKVLEAMRELAHF, translated from the coding sequence ATGGCAGTTATTTCTTTTATTGATGCAATTACTATGGCGATGAAAGAAGAAATGCGTCGTGATCCTAAAGTATTTCTGTTGGGAGAAGACGTAGGAGTACGCGGAGGGGTTTTCCGTGCATCAAATGGTATGATTGAAGAGTTTGGAGAGCAACGTGTTATCGACACACCATTAGCTGAATCAGCGATTGTAGGCGTAGCAATCGGAGCAGCAGCGGTAGGCATGCGTCCTATTGCCGAGATACAATTTGCTGATTTCATTTTGCCAGCGGTGAACCAAATTGTTTCCGAGGCCGCTAAAATGCGTTATCGTTCCAATAACGATTGGAATTGCCCGCTTACTGTTCGAGCTCCGTTTGGTGGAGGGGTACATGGGGCCTTGTACCATTCGCAATCCTTAGAAGCGATGTTTACGAACGTTCCAGGGTTAAAAGTGGTCGTTCCTTCAACCCCATATGATGCAAAAGGTTTATTAAAAGCAGCTATCCGTGACGAAGATCCGGTTCTGTTTTTTGAGCATAAACGCTGCTATCGCTTAATTAAAGGCGAAGTGCCAGAGGAAGATTACACAGTACCAATTGGCAAGGCAGATGTAAAGCGAGAAGGAGACGATATTACCGTCATTTCCTATGGGCTCTCCCTGCATTTTGCTTTGCAGGCTGCGGAAAAGCTCGCTCAAGAAGGAATGTCTGCCCATGTTCTGGATCTGCGTACACTTTATCCGCTAGACAAGGAAGCGATTGTAGAAGCGGCATCTAAGACGGGGAAAGTGTTAATCATCCATGAAGATAATAAGGAAGGTGGAGTTGGTGGCGAGGTAGCTGCTATTATCGCTGAGCATTGTCTATTCGATTTGGATGCGCCAATTAAGCGTCTGTGCGGACCGGATGTACCGGCAATGCCATACAGCCCACCGATGGAAAAATTCTTTATGTTAAGTCCAGAAAAAGTATTGGAAGCGATGCGTGAATTAGCGCACTTCTAG